One window from the genome of Pseudanabaena yagii GIHE-NHR1 encodes:
- a CDS encoding serine/threonine protein kinase, which yields MNRRLINSMMSNLLDNRYRVTSVLSSGGFGETYLAEDTKMPSNRRCVIKQLKPVADNPQMYELLQQRFHREAVVLETLGEESRYIPKLYANFVENGLFYLVQEWIDGLTLTETIERNGKWNEDAVRYLMSSILQTLIYVHERGIIHRDIKPDNIILRSGEPVLIDFGAVKETLNVSTIRSSAQQAHSIVIGTPGFMASEQAAGRPFFASDLYSLALTAIFALTGKYPQELGTDPQTGEVLWQNQVTGISSDLRAIFTKSLQFDPRDRYSSAREMLNALQVGQSPNPVNVVKAPVQPAMSNMQTVAVTPRGYAPPAIQNQPDIYVYQPQNDPKKKIFGQAVATMIVGGAIGAAIALGVVVSQNGGIVAFWNKISPFNKSVDKKTFYFLADSAFDDKNYANLRVQALVNDGFKEAGAFWIPDYPNLGNSKYYQVYAIPFADANSCTTNLKTYVKKVPDAYCAFASLNAKDPVNRITGEQLQVSTSPSASPSVTPTPSPTPTQKEKPSPTQFVKNYYSLVNSRQYDTAWKNLTQSFQTDRAKGRSVFNDFWNTIDQVSVTGSRLVEIKGDSAIIDVDITYQKIDKNKNKVIIPETLRMSLIWNESLEQWQISSTQPQ from the coding sequence ATGAATAGGCGATTAATTAACTCCATGATGTCAAACCTTTTAGATAACCGCTATCGCGTCACTAGCGTCCTCAGTAGTGGTGGCTTTGGTGAGACCTATTTGGCTGAAGATACCAAAATGCCCTCTAATCGTCGTTGTGTGATCAAGCAACTCAAGCCCGTTGCGGATAATCCTCAAATGTATGAATTATTACAGCAACGATTTCATCGTGAAGCAGTGGTGCTCGAAACCTTAGGGGAGGAAAGTCGCTACATTCCTAAACTCTATGCTAATTTTGTAGAAAATGGATTGTTCTATTTAGTCCAAGAATGGATTGATGGTTTAACTTTAACGGAAACTATAGAAAGGAATGGTAAATGGAATGAAGATGCTGTTCGATACTTAATGAGTAGCATTCTTCAAACGCTGATCTATGTTCATGAACGGGGCATTATTCATCGTGATATTAAGCCCGATAATATTATTTTGCGATCTGGTGAACCTGTACTGATTGATTTTGGCGCAGTCAAAGAGACTTTAAATGTAAGTACAATCCGCAGTTCTGCTCAACAGGCTCATTCGATTGTGATCGGGACACCCGGATTTATGGCTTCAGAGCAGGCGGCAGGTAGACCATTTTTTGCTAGCGATCTCTATAGTCTCGCCTTAACTGCGATCTTTGCGCTGACGGGCAAATATCCACAGGAATTGGGTACTGATCCCCAAACTGGTGAAGTGCTTTGGCAAAACCAAGTTACTGGTATTAGCTCTGATTTAAGAGCTATATTCACGAAGTCGCTCCAGTTTGATCCTCGCGATCGCTACAGTTCGGCGCGAGAAATGTTGAATGCTTTGCAAGTTGGTCAATCCCCAAATCCAGTAAATGTAGTCAAGGCTCCCGTCCAGCCCGCTATGTCTAATATGCAGACAGTAGCGGTAACGCCAAGAGGCTATGCCCCACCTGCGATTCAAAATCAACCTGATATCTATGTCTATCAGCCCCAAAATGATCCTAAGAAAAAAATCTTTGGTCAAGCCGTAGCAACGATGATTGTTGGCGGTGCAATTGGTGCAGCGATCGCCTTAGGTGTTGTCGTTTCTCAAAATGGTGGCATCGTCGCCTTCTGGAATAAAATCTCTCCATTTAATAAATCAGTCGATAAGAAAACCTTCTATTTTCTTGCAGATTCTGCTTTTGATGATAAGAACTATGCCAACTTGAGGGTGCAAGCTCTTGTCAATGATGGATTTAAAGAAGCAGGGGCTTTTTGGATACCTGACTATCCGAATCTTGGCAATAGTAAATATTATCAGGTCTATGCAATTCCCTTTGCTGATGCTAATAGTTGTACGACTAATCTCAAAACTTACGTGAAGAAAGTTCCTGATGCCTATTGTGCCTTTGCAAGTCTAAATGCCAAAGATCCTGTTAATCGTATTACTGGTGAGCAGTTACAAGTATCCACTTCTCCTTCTGCTTCTCCTTCGGTAACTCCCACACCTTCACCAACTCCAACTCAAAAAGAAAAACCTTCTCCTACACAATTTGTCAAGAACTATTATAGTCTGGTCAACTCTCGCCAATATGACACAGCATGGAAAAATCTTACCCAAAGCTTCCAAACTGATCGAGCAAAGGGACGTAGTGTTTTTAATGATTTTTGGAATACTATCGATCAGGTTTCTGTAACTGGATCGCGTTTGGTGGAAATCAAAGGAGATTCAGCAATTATCGATGTTGATATTACTTATCAAAAAATAGATAAGAACAAAAATAAAGTCATTATTCCTGAAACATTAAGAATGAGCTTGATATGGAATGAATCTTTAGAGCAATGGCAAATTTCTTCTACTCAACCACAGTAA
- a CDS encoding BLUF domain-containing protein, translating to MKRLTYISSFSRSLTKKEIESIGSISQTNNSREGITGVLLSCNGIFFQILEGEEDRIDRLYEKILKDDRHNQILCLKTELNITDRRFPEWSMEVISLDENNDILMQPIKILLQTLGESQTILASYTQSGVLQAIEHGINPLTLKPQYTEKIVLFSDVISFSSITEKLQVAEVVDLLNHFFTICTNAITARGGEVTKFIGDCVMAYFNGDRADAALQASLDILAELEVLRNQAPANSPLRVLYIGIGLSKGIVLEGNIGSQTKKEYTVIGDAVNVAARIESLTRQLNRFLVFSASVRAGLSDRWKPVRLGDFHTKGRESIVEVYSVDDVLTFQKSDFHKLKQEIKQHLELITCQSIR from the coding sequence ATGAAAAGGCTAACTTATATTAGTAGCTTCTCGCGATCACTTACCAAAAAAGAAATAGAGAGCATTGGTAGTATTTCGCAGACGAATAATTCTCGTGAAGGAATTACAGGGGTTTTACTGAGTTGCAATGGGATTTTCTTTCAGATTTTAGAAGGGGAAGAAGATAGGATTGATCGTCTCTACGAAAAGATCTTGAAAGACGATCGCCACAATCAAATTTTATGTCTCAAAACAGAGCTAAATATTACTGATCGTCGCTTTCCTGAATGGTCGATGGAAGTAATTTCGCTTGATGAAAATAATGATATTTTGATGCAACCAATCAAGATTTTATTGCAAACTTTAGGCGAATCTCAAACGATTTTAGCCAGCTATACGCAGTCAGGAGTGCTACAGGCGATCGAGCATGGCATTAATCCCCTGACACTGAAGCCTCAATATACCGAAAAAATAGTTCTATTTAGTGATGTAATTTCCTTCTCTAGTATTACTGAAAAATTACAGGTTGCAGAAGTAGTAGATTTGCTCAATCACTTTTTTACCATTTGTACAAATGCAATTACCGCAAGAGGAGGAGAAGTCACGAAATTTATTGGTGATTGTGTGATGGCTTATTTTAATGGTGATCGCGCCGATGCCGCCTTGCAAGCAAGCCTTGATATTCTGGCAGAACTAGAGGTTTTACGCAATCAAGCTCCTGCAAACAGTCCATTGCGTGTGCTTTATATTGGCATTGGTTTATCGAAAGGGATTGTTTTAGAAGGAAATATCGGTTCGCAAACTAAGAAAGAATATACAGTAATTGGCGATGCGGTAAATGTTGCCGCTAGAATAGAATCTCTGACTAGACAGCTCAATCGATTTCTCGTGTTTTCAGCCTCCGTACGCGCAGGATTAAGCGATCGCTGGAAGCCTGTAAGACTTGGTGATTTCCATACTAAAGGTAGAGAAAGTATTGTAGAAGTGTACTCCGTTGACGATGTGTTAACCTTCCAAAAATCAGACTTTCATAAACTTAAGCAGGAAATTAAGCAACATTTGGAACTAATTACTTGTCAATCAATTAGGTAG